The DNA sequence AAACTTTTTAGTTTCTGATtaataaatatatgtatttagTTTCCGACGAACCACACGCAATGACACAAAATGTCCAACTGTGGATAAAGGCCGCTTGCAAACTGAACGTCTTTAAACCAGATGCGGTCCGTTCTTTCACACATCGCTAATAAACTCTTGATTTCAGACTTCATTTAAAATAGACAGTCGGGTTTTAACGGCAATGGAGCCGCCATGTGACCGAACAGGGGTGGCGGATAAAGATAAAGAGCTGGCGGGGGACAAGGCCGCAGAGCAGACACCGGCCACGAGTAAGACCGTTGCACGGCGAAGGGAGCTCAGAGAGCGCGGGGCGGGCCGGCCGAGGTCCGGCGTCTCCGCATCGTTCCCAGACCTGAACGGGGCAGCGTCGAGCCCTCAGAGTTCGGGTCGGGTTTTAAGGAACAGGTCAACGAGGGCGGTACCGGCTTGGCTTAAGGACAGCAAGAGCGACGACGAGGAGGACGAACCGAACCTGGACACCGTTACTACCAAGCGAAGGAAAGTTTCCAGCTCAAGGCGCAAGAAGCATTCCGAGTCGGTGGGTTGTGAGGCTGGAGGGGTCCTGGCAGGTGCCGGTCTTCAGAGCACAGAGTAAGTCCTGTTATTTGGAGCGTGCAAACTGATGATGAGTGTCACAAAGGTTATTCGACGAGTGTGACGTCGAACATATGGGTTTCTGTCGGGGGGCTGATGCTCCTTCACCGCAGCACACCCCCGCATACAGAGGATGGAGTGGACCTTAACCAACTTTAGTGGTAGCAGGTCATGCTTCACCCTGAATGTATGCTTTTCTTAGAGATGGGTTCACTGCAGGTTGACAGACTGCCTGGTCTCATGTTTTATATCTTCTCTGCAGCTCAGAGGACCCAAAGAACTTTTTTACAGATGCCCAAGGTAACCAGagtattgtaaaaaaaaaaagtataatatCCAGCTGGTGTAATCTGAATTTGACAATAATTGAttacttttttctgtttcttcccTTCAGCTCTACCCTCCAGACGCATCCAGGCCCAAGCCAAGCACCTGTCTGGCAGGGGTGTGCGTGGCTCTGTCAAAGTTGCATGTAAGACGGAGCCTGGAATAGAGAGTACTGCTGGTGAGCAAAATGTTTACAGTGAGCCTCTGCGGTCCCACCTTTGGGGCCCATGATCTATCTATAATAACCAATGCTTCATTGTCCTGACCCTCTTTAGAGTATTCCTTATTTTGCTGAATGCCTTTAGCGTCATTTCAAGTCATTGGATCAGTATGAAGTTAGAGTTTACCTTAAAATCAGTGGCTCTTTTCTTCTGCAACCCGCTTATCATCTATTTAAATATGGGAGATTGGTCTTGTCTAATTTATGTGTCTGCCATTCAGCAGTAGGACGACTTAACAGTGGGGAAGAAGATGGAATGTAAGTATCACTTTAGGTAGCACAAAGTCCATTTATGGTTGACTGTTTTAATTTGTGAATATTTTGATTAGGAGATAAAGAAACGGTTCCCCCAGAGTAGCTGATTATAATTTTGAGTTTGCTGACCttaaatactgtatgtatacCTTGTACAATATAGAAGCTGCGAGAGACTGCTCACCACACTTTTGTGATGTTCATGATTCTCCAGCTCTGGACAAGTTATGAAAACCTGTATTGTAATAGTGTCCTATTCtctcaggaaaaacaaagaggaagtgagTGAGAGCGTTACCGAGCCAGTCTTGGACAATGAAAACCCTTCATTTCAGGATGACCTGAACAAATGTAAACACCAGGCAGCTATTCAAAGGTACTCCTACCTGTAGTCTCTTCAATTGATGGCATAGCACAACTGGAAATTTCAAATTGATGAGTGCTGAGTGCTGCCCTTTCAGtggtgcagaggaggaggaaagtatcaccagtgatgaagatgttccTTTTAGAGATGACATAAATGACCAGAGCTATGACCCGAAAGCTCAaaggtatgtgtgtgtctgaaatgaTTTGACCAGATTGCCCTCTTTTTTTCATTGCTGTCTTTTCCAATTTTTCACTGTCTCTATTTTCTAGAGAGGTGCCCAAACCAAAGCGCAGAGCTCCTCCAAGACAGAAGgacaagaaagagaaagaaaaaatgcCTAAAAAAGAGACGGAGGTGGCTGAGATTAAAGTGGAAGGTTTGGAAATCCTGAAGAGTGTGGAAGAGGAAGTTAAGCTAGAGGAAGAAATTGTGGAGGACCCAGATGGACCAAGGAAGTAAGCATAGCGACAGATAAGGGACATATCGGAATGAGGTCCACCTTTGCTACCGTCATATTTTCTGTTAACATTTCCActattgtttctgctgtttaGGAGAGGCCGACggaaaaaagatgacaaaacTCCACGGCTGCCAAAGAGAAGGTAAAGTAGATGTTTGGATTTGGTGGTTATCAGTCGTGTGACGTAAAGATCTGGAAACAAGTCAAGATTAGATTGATTAGATAAAATCTGTCAGTTGGAATAAAAAGTTATGGAAGTGACCTCCAGGTGACTGACTCCTGTGTCCTATATGACTGCATAAAGCATCTTACTGCtgcattttactttttttaaatatagtggTAAAATTATCCGTGTTAACAAATTGGTTGTGCCTCAGAGCTTGTAGGTCACTAGAAATCTACAGTATGAATTGTTAATCTGACCATTTCAATACATACATTAAACTCTACATCTTGTTTGTGATGCCacccaaacaggaagaagcCCCCAGTTCAGTATGTGAGATGTGAAATTGAAGGGTGTGGGACGGTACTGGCTCACCCACGTTACCTACAGGTACATCTTAAGACACAGGAATAGTTTGCATCACTTTCCTTTCTTTAAAATCTTGCCATAAAACAGTTTTTGAAAAGGTGATATCAGTTAtcagggatttaaaaaaaaaaaaagaaaaaaaaaagaaggtatACCTGGAATAAGCTAacttaaacacatttttaagcaAATCTGGATGAAATACTGCTGTTTACAAGTGTTTGGATTTTCCCAGGGTCTCTTAATCAATATTTTGACTGTATCTTCCTCTTGTTCACATAGACATTCCCTCTTCCACTCTTTTTTTAAGCTGATGCTGGTATAATGTCATGCTTTGTCTTTGCTGTGCATTTCAGCACCATATTAAGTATCAGCACTTGCTCAAGAAGAAGTATGTGTGTCCTCATCCATCATGTGGGAGACTATTCCGTTTGCAGAAGCAACTGCTGCGTCATGCAAAACACCACACAGGTAGTGAATGTCATGGGTATCCATCAGTGTTCAAACAGGTTtgtaataaagaactacaaTTGTAATGAGTACAACATGCTGTTAATGATTTTTAGACCAAAGGGACTACATCTGTGAGTTCTGTGCTCGTGCCTTCAAGAGCTCCCACAACCTGGCTGTGCACCGCATGATTCACACGGGAGAGAAGCCGCTGCAGTcagtgttatttttttttttaaatctccaacATCAGTCACCTTTACGTTTTTTTAGATTACATTCATGCatcatctttctttcttttttaatcaggtgtGAAATCTGTGGTTTCACCTGTCGCCAGAAGGCCTCACTCAACTGGCATATGAAGAAGCATGACGCTGATGCCACTTATCAGTTCTCATGTTCCATTTGTGGCAAAAAGTTTGAAAAGAAGGACTGTGTGGTAGCACATAAAGCCAAAAGTCACCCTGAGGTGCTCATTGCAGAGGCTCTGGCAGCTAATGCTGGTGCTCTCATTACAACTCCTGCCTCAATGTTGGAGCTGCCAGCAAACCCCATGACAGCAGAGGTCACCAATTTGGACGTGAACCCAATAGGGCAGGGCAGTCAGGAGGACCAGCTCAACCAAGAAGTCGGGCAGCAAGTTGCTCAGGTGTCTCAGATTGCTCATGTGACCCAACCAGTGAGTCACCAGGTGGTTTTGTTGGGACAAGACCAGAACCTTCACACCATGCAGGTGCCAGTGACTATCGCATTGTCCCCCATTGACCCTCCTTCCCCAGCTGACAACCAGCAACAGGGTCACCTACAACTGCAGATGCCCGTCCAGTTTGTGCACTCCAATCAGCCGTCACAGCAGCCCCAAATACCACAGTTAACCCTGCATTCCAGCGCAGTGGTGACCCAGCATCAGCCTCAGCTCCAGCCCATTCAGTCATACTCCCCCCAACAGCAGAGTCAGGGGCAGGCGCAAATCCTGCAAATGACCTTCCAGCCTGTCAGCCAGTCTCAGAACCACATCCAGCAGATGGCTATTTTAGCCACGTCTCAGCCACTTCAGACCCTGCAGACTGGTGCCCTGaacacccctctcctctccccagccCAGTCCCAGAATACAGTGTCTACCAATGGGGACAGCTTTATACTGGACAATCCAGTCAGCTCGCTTCAGCAGGCAGAAGGTGCCGGGGGGGACGGGGTCGTTTGGGAGGAAGCCGGACAATGTCACATGATGTCAGACGGTGCAGAGAGACGTGTGCAGCAGGGCCTAATGTAAAGCAAGTGTTATGTATAATAGCTAATAAAGGATGGAGGCAGATGATGCCATCGGTTACATGCTGCCCTGTATTGCAATATTTGAATTTAATGTAGGAAAACCCGCATATTATATACTGTTTGTTCACTCCTAGTTATGTTAGCCTTTTATCAGGGAATTATCTGTATGTGTAAGTTGTTACCTATGTACATATGTCCTGTTAACCTAACTATCCTTTTacatgagtgagtgtgtgttgaagaGGTTAAAAATCTGTGGGTTTTCTTATAATATAGCTTTCCTCTGGTAATACACAATACATGGAATGCCTATTAATCATCTTTATGTTATTAACTGCCAGAAAAAGATCTATAAAACAGTTCCTTATATGCCAGGGTGAGACTTTAAATAggcagctgtttttcttttgattcTGTCCAACTCCATCCTAAAGCCTTCATTTTTATGTGAGATCCAAATTTAAACCACGAGTAGAAAGGtgggaaaaaatatataattcaCAAGCTTGGAATAAGGCATAGTGAAACTTTAAGGGGTTTTAGTAGTCAGTTCAAATGGCATCTGTACCAGTATCACCTGTTAGTAGTAATAACGTGTATGTACATAGTTAGCACACACCAATGTCCTCAAATGTAACTGAAACATGAGACAATAAAATAGCCACATAACACACTTCATTAATTAGTGAGAATTGGTCAAGTTCCCTTTTAGTTGTAATACATTTTTGTACCCAACCTTGAAACATTACAAAATCTGCATCTCTTTGGTGATACAAAACAATACACTAGAAATATGTTTTTGTACATTGTGAATAGAAGTCGGCTACACTGTAGCAAAACATAATTTTATTGTACTTGAATTGCAACAAAATGATGTTTCGCTTCCACTGAGACGTTGCTGATTTTTTAGCTGTGAATCGGGCACAGACGTGGACAATCGCACACAAACATTACCATCGGTTCTGTCTTGTTCCCTGAAATCTTTCTCAGGGCATGTTCACCTGTTCCTTGTTCCTTTGAAGGATGTACTGCTTCATGGCCCTTTTTGGAGGAATTAATGAGTTACTAAGTCCAACTCTCCTCTTCTTTAATGGCCCACCTGAGTCTTCCTCTCTTGTGTTCTGTTGGAGGTTCTGGGATCCTTTATCTGTAACAATTTCATCTGTGTCTTCACACAATGGTGCATGGGTGTGAGTGGCTGGAACTTGTGTCTGGAGGTCACTGTCATGAGCAAATTTGCATTTGATCCCAAATCTGCACTTTCCATCTTTCCTGTACAACACACATATTCTTTTACCTCCGATCTGTGAAGGTCTGGGCTGCATTGTGAGGGGGACATGTTTCTGTAAGGCGCTGAGGTTCTGGTCTGCCTGAGCCTTGAAAGGGTTGCTAAACACACTGCTGTCGGAATGGGTGTTGAGAAGTGGCGGTGGTAGCTTACTGGGTATGTTTGAGTCTATATGAAGAACAGGTGGACCAGCTGCCTTAGGAACTGATGCTTTTGGGGAACGTTGTGAGGATGAAAGTTCTTCTGTGTCCGATTCGCTGTCTGATTCACTCGAACCTGAACCGGGCTCCAACAGAAAGTTGCGGCTCCTTGTGGTTGATGAGGACGCACCAGACTGTTCAGAGGGGCTGAAAGACACACAGGACCGACAGGTGAGGACGAACAACACCGCGTTAAAGCATTTATCTCCAGGACATGTTTTGATTGAGCACTTACTCATTTGTAACATCATCAACAGCGACATGTCCATCATCCTCGGACTCTGAAGACAGTCCGTAGCCAACCAGAGAGGTCATCTTGTCAACGATTTAGCTCGAGGTAGCTAATTTGTTGGGAATATAACCTCACACTAAAAGGCAGCACTGCCGTTTTGGATATTAAGAGCCTTTTTTAGTAAATTGTGATGTTGATTAAAATGGACGTACTTATTATATAAAGACGGAAAGCTTGTAGCCCCAGAATGTAAATAAACAATTTAAAGGCGAGGCAACAGGAAGCGACTTTTTCAGCAGTAATTTGGCCGCTCTTTGTATAGCTTGTGCGCGCACTGACGCCTACTGTCATGACGTGCTATTACACCCTAAATCTGCAGCTTGATGCCGAATGTGTACTGTCTGCTgttttcaaattcaaattcatACAATTTCCATCCACACATGTTAATTTCGTCTCTGTGTGTTGTCAAATTATGTCGCCTTTAAATTACAAGCTAAAACATACAAAGATACAAACTACAATCCTCTAAGTGCTTCAATCCAAAACCTGTTCTAACAAGAATGAAAGTTGCTCTGGACTGAAGCACTTAGCTACACTTAGCTATGGatactaccaccaccaccaccaccaacaacaacaacaacaataatagtactTTTTGGACTGATTGATGTGGTTCTAACTTTAGCGGCCCACGTTTCCAGTGGTCGCAGTGCTGCCGCGATGGGAAATCTCCGAAAGCGCACGCAACCGTGCACAGGGGGCGGCCCATTGCGCCTCTGCGGTGTACGCATGTGTCTCCACGGCAGTTACAACTGCAGATGATCCAATGGCATGCAGACGGACCAGACGCACGGCCGGCCCTGATCTGAGTAGGACCACCGTGGCCCGGGCCATCGCCATTGCCGAGCAGCTGCGCTATGAGTGTTCCGTCCTACTGGACCTTTATGTGAGTAGAGGAATATTTGTGAAGTTCGCTGGTTTCACCCAGCCTGTTGATTGAGCCCGGAGCTGGAGAGAAAAGCGTGCGCGCGTTTAGAGAAGATAAGGTAAAGAAATAGACCACCCTATATTTTAGTTTACCGCATCTcgttctctcctctctcgcccCTGTGTTT is a window from the Takifugu rubripes chromosome 17, fTakRub1.2, whole genome shotgun sequence genome containing:
- the zfp91 gene encoding E3 ubiquitin-protein ligase ZFP91 isoform X2, which gives rise to MEPPCDRTGVADKDKELAGDKAAEQTPATSKTVARRRELRERGAGRPRSGVSASFPDLNGAASSPQSSGRVLRNRSTRAVPAWLKDSKSDDEEDEPNLDTVTTKRRKVSSSRRKKHSESVGCEAGGVLAGAGLQSTDSEDPKNFFTDAQALPSRRIQAQAKHLSGRGVRGSVKVACKTEPGIESTAVGRLNSGEEDGMKNKEEVSESVTEPVLDNENPSFQDDLNKCKHQAAIQSGAEEEESITSDEDVPFRDDINDQSYDPKAQREVPKPKRRAPPRQKDKKEKEKMPKKETEVAEIKVEGLEILKSVEEEVKLEEEIVEDPDGPRKRGRRKKDDKTPRLPKRRKKPPVQYVRCEIEGCGTVLAHPRYLQHHIKYQHLLKKKYVCPHPSCGRLFRLQKQLLRHAKHHTDQRDYICEFCARAFKSSHNLAVHRMIHTGEKPLQCEICGFTCRQKASLNWHMKKHDADATYQFSCSICGKKFEKKDCVVAHKAKSHPEVLIAEALAANAGALITTPASMLELPANPMTAEVTNLDVNPIGQGSQEDQLNQEVGQQVAQVSQIAHVTQPVSHQVVLLGQDQNLHTMQVPVTIALSPIDPPSPADNQQQGHLQLQMPVQFVHSNQPSQQPQIPQLTLHSSAVVTQHQPQLQPIQSYSPQQQSQGQAQILQMTFQPVSQSQNHIQQMAILATSQPLQTLQTGALNTPLLSPAQSQNTVSTNGDSFILDNPVSSLQQAEGAGGDGVVWEEAGQCHMMSDGAERRVQQGLM
- the zfp91 gene encoding E3 ubiquitin-protein ligase ZFP91 isoform X1, whose amino-acid sequence is MEPPCDRTGVADKDKELAGDKAAEQTPATSKTVARRRELRERGAGRPRSGVSASFPDLNGAASSPQSSGRVLRNRSTRAVPAWLKDSKSDDEEDEPNLDTVTTKRRKVSSSRRKKHSESVGCEAGGVLAGAGLQSTDSEDPKNFFTDAQALPSRRIQAQAKHLSGRGVRGSVKVACKTEPGIESTAAVGRLNSGEEDGMKNKEEVSESVTEPVLDNENPSFQDDLNKCKHQAAIQSGAEEEESITSDEDVPFRDDINDQSYDPKAQREVPKPKRRAPPRQKDKKEKEKMPKKETEVAEIKVEGLEILKSVEEEVKLEEEIVEDPDGPRKRGRRKKDDKTPRLPKRRKKPPVQYVRCEIEGCGTVLAHPRYLQHHIKYQHLLKKKYVCPHPSCGRLFRLQKQLLRHAKHHTDQRDYICEFCARAFKSSHNLAVHRMIHTGEKPLQCEICGFTCRQKASLNWHMKKHDADATYQFSCSICGKKFEKKDCVVAHKAKSHPEVLIAEALAANAGALITTPASMLELPANPMTAEVTNLDVNPIGQGSQEDQLNQEVGQQVAQVSQIAHVTQPVSHQVVLLGQDQNLHTMQVPVTIALSPIDPPSPADNQQQGHLQLQMPVQFVHSNQPSQQPQIPQLTLHSSAVVTQHQPQLQPIQSYSPQQQSQGQAQILQMTFQPVSQSQNHIQQMAILATSQPLQTLQTGALNTPLLSPAQSQNTVSTNGDSFILDNPVSSLQQAEGAGGDGVVWEEAGQCHMMSDGAERRVQQGLM
- the LOC105419061 gene encoding uncharacterized protein, which codes for MTSLVGYGLSSESEDDGHVAVDDVTNDPSEQSGASSSTTRSRNFLLEPGSGSSESDSESDTEELSSSQRSPKASVPKAAGPPVLHIDSNIPSKLPPPLLNTHSDSSVFSNPFKAQADQNLSALQKHVPLTMQPRPSQIGGKRICVLYRKDGKCRFGIKCKFAHDSDLQTQVPATHTHAPLCEDTDEIVTDKGSQNLQQNTREEDSGGPLKKRRVGLSNSLIPPKRAMKQYILQRNKEQVNMP